From a region of the Microbacterium sp. nov. GSS16 genome:
- a CDS encoding glycine cleavage system protein R — translation MTTLILTVAGADRPGLVSSVADVVAAHGGNWENSQLAELAGTFAGVIEISIAADRVDALREDLDALDGMLSITVHAGADTSASDAAQRISISVLGNDRAGIVREISGVLNAHALSIESMTTHTRDAAMAGGRLFESSVTATLPASADLGALRADIERLTHDLQVDITAL, via the coding sequence ATGACAACGCTCATCCTCACCGTCGCGGGAGCGGACCGCCCTGGACTCGTCTCGAGCGTCGCCGACGTCGTCGCGGCGCACGGCGGCAACTGGGAGAACAGCCAGCTCGCAGAGCTCGCCGGCACCTTCGCCGGAGTGATCGAGATCTCGATCGCCGCCGATCGCGTCGACGCGCTGCGAGAAGATCTCGATGCACTCGACGGGATGCTCTCGATCACGGTGCACGCGGGCGCCGACACCTCGGCATCCGACGCCGCGCAGCGCATCTCGATCAGCGTGCTCGGCAACGACCGGGCAGGCATCGTGCGTGAGATCTCGGGCGTGCTGAATGCTCACGCGCTGAGCATCGAGAGCATGACCACGCACACCAGGGACGCCGCGATGGCCGGCGGGCGGCTGTTCGAGTCGTCGGTCACTGCGACGCTGCCGGCATCCGCCGACCTCGGCGCTCTGCGCGCCGACATCGAGCGGCTCACCCACGATCTGCAGGTGGACATCACCGCGCTCTGA
- a CDS encoding DUF2264 domain-containing protein has protein sequence MSTTAAWMPPADPLAAAHTGYTRAHWVTAADRILDAARQHSTHGGAMVDFAARPGTAADATTGSPMDRLEGFARTFLLAALRIAGDPDGAGGTPQLIEHYAEAVRHAVATRVWPSLTDHSQATVEAASIAIALHLTRDTVWAALDSATREGVHAWFAQARGTWCADNNHVLLGATLAAFTHADGFADGRDTVENALDRMDDWHRADGWYTDGDGRRFDHYNAFAFHWYPFFIDELMGPGFADRRALHRARLAAFVDGYQHLFDARCAPVFQGRSLIYRWATAAPFWMARREGVDVLDAARTRRLTSGILKHFVDGGSLDTGALSLGWQRRPIPSMVQSYSGPGSPYWAAKGFLGLALPADDAVWTTAESPLQIEREDVRRVLDGPRWLIDARREDGIVRLHNFGSDGHPTRDDPLYRRLQFTSATRPVTGDAVRDSDITIEGAVHRPALRASVGARGGAVTRALDAGGRHVLSEVATKIVGSSVVHVARLSGCVGLSGRVSGAALVVDGDAPDAGHTTSHAARSARAHCGDLVSAVRLLGAWAASPSSEPAAVPLTSDGVVERVVDGADTLLCPAVRLGPLPAEVIVLWQTGLSRASVPALDVEDVVVHDDHVALSIDGQREVFRWSLSEPFPADAEAQRIRRP, from the coding sequence ATGTCCACGACCGCCGCCTGGATGCCGCCCGCCGACCCGCTCGCCGCTGCGCACACCGGGTACACCCGCGCGCACTGGGTGACGGCAGCCGACCGGATCCTCGACGCGGCGCGGCAGCACTCGACGCACGGTGGGGCGATGGTGGACTTCGCCGCGCGCCCCGGCACGGCCGCAGATGCCACGACGGGCTCGCCGATGGACCGGCTCGAGGGCTTCGCGCGCACCTTCCTGCTCGCGGCGCTGCGCATCGCCGGCGATCCCGACGGCGCGGGCGGCACGCCGCAGCTGATCGAGCACTACGCAGAAGCCGTGCGGCATGCCGTCGCCACGAGGGTCTGGCCCTCGCTCACCGATCACAGCCAGGCGACCGTCGAGGCGGCATCGATCGCGATCGCCCTGCACCTCACGCGCGACACGGTGTGGGCCGCGCTCGACAGCGCCACCCGCGAGGGCGTGCACGCCTGGTTCGCGCAGGCTCGCGGCACGTGGTGCGCCGACAACAACCACGTGCTGCTGGGAGCCACCCTGGCGGCGTTCACCCACGCCGATGGCTTCGCCGACGGACGCGACACGGTCGAGAACGCCCTCGACCGGATGGATGACTGGCATCGCGCCGACGGCTGGTACACCGACGGCGACGGTCGCCGGTTCGATCACTACAACGCCTTCGCCTTCCACTGGTATCCGTTCTTCATCGACGAGCTGATGGGCCCCGGATTCGCCGATCGGCGCGCGCTGCACCGTGCGCGCCTGGCCGCGTTCGTCGACGGCTATCAGCACCTGTTCGATGCGCGCTGCGCCCCCGTGTTCCAGGGGCGCTCGCTGATCTACCGTTGGGCGACGGCCGCTCCGTTCTGGATGGCGCGACGCGAGGGCGTCGACGTGCTCGACGCCGCGCGCACGCGGCGACTGACGAGCGGCATCCTGAAGCACTTCGTCGACGGCGGCAGCCTCGACACCGGCGCGCTGTCGCTGGGCTGGCAGCGCCGTCCGATCCCGAGCATGGTGCAGTCGTACAGCGGGCCGGGGTCGCCCTACTGGGCGGCGAAGGGCTTCCTCGGGCTCGCGCTTCCCGCGGACGATGCCGTCTGGACGACGGCCGAGAGCCCGCTGCAGATCGAGCGCGAAGACGTGCGTCGGGTGCTCGACGGCCCGAGGTGGCTGATCGACGCCCGCCGTGAAGACGGCATCGTGCGGCTGCACAACTTCGGCAGCGACGGGCACCCGACCCGCGACGACCCCCTGTACCGCCGGCTGCAGTTCACCTCCGCGACACGCCCCGTCACGGGCGATGCGGTGCGCGACAGCGACATCACCATCGAGGGCGCCGTGCACCGCCCCGCCCTCCGCGCGAGCGTCGGTGCCCGAGGCGGCGCGGTCACCCGCGCGCTCGACGCAGGCGGCCGGCACGTGCTGAGCGAGGTGGCGACGAAGATCGTCGGGAGCAGCGTCGTGCACGTGGCGCGTCTGTCGGGATGCGTGGGGCTCTCCGGGCGGGTGAGCGGCGCCGCCCTCGTGGTCGACGGCGACGCTCCGGATGCCGGCCACACCACCTCGCACGCGGCGCGCTCCGCGCGGGCGCACTGCGGAGACCTGGTCAGCGCAGTGCGCCTGCTCGGCGCCTGGGCGGCATCGCCGTCTTCCGAGCCGGCGGCAGTGCCGCTGACATCCGACGGGGTGGTCGAGCGGGTCGTCGACGGCGCCGACACGCTGCTCTGCCCGGCCGTTCGTCTCGGGCCGCTGCCTGCCGAGGTGATCGTCCTCTGGCAGACCGGCCTGTCCCGGGCATCCGTTCCCGCTCTCGACGTCGAAGACGTCGTCGTGCATGACGACCATGTCGCTCTCAGCATCGACGGCCAGCGCGAGGTGTTCCGCTGGTCGCTGTCGGAGCCGTTCCCCGCCGACGCCGAGGCGCAGCGCATCCGTCGACCGTGA
- a CDS encoding SixA phosphatase family protein produces MKTLLLARHAKAGWDDPSARDHDRVLDERGRRDAPAMAGRLRDEGVPLQHIVSSTALRARSTADAYATAFRLEVGDEPALYAATARTILSVAAGLAHDVDVAMLVGHNPGMADAVAELTGQVVEFPTCAVAECSVDVATWSELIEGSGRLVSLRTPRR; encoded by the coding sequence ATGAAGACGCTGCTGCTCGCCCGCCACGCGAAGGCCGGCTGGGACGACCCGTCGGCGCGTGATCACGACCGGGTGCTCGACGAGCGCGGACGGCGAGACGCACCGGCGATGGCCGGCCGGCTGCGTGACGAGGGGGTGCCGCTGCAGCACATCGTGTCGAGCACGGCGCTGCGCGCCCGCAGCACCGCCGACGCGTACGCCACGGCTTTCCGCCTCGAGGTGGGCGACGAGCCGGCGCTGTACGCAGCGACAGCCCGCACGATCCTGTCGGTGGCGGCCGGGCTTGCGCATGACGTCGACGTCGCGATGCTTGTCGGCCACAACCCGGGGATGGCGGATGCTGTGGCCGAACTCACCGGCCAGGTAGTCGAGTTCCCCACCTGCGCCGTCGCCGAATGCTCGGTCGATGTCGCGACGTGGTCGGAGCTGATCGAGGGGTCCGGACGTCTCGTGTCTCTGCGCACCCCTCGCCGCTAG
- a CDS encoding SDR family oxidoreductase, with the protein MSLAGKTILMSGGSRGIGLAIALRAAADGANIAMLAKTDTPHPKLEGTVHSAAEAIRAAGGQALPIVGDVRDDDQVTEAVMKTQGEFGGIDVVINNASVIDLSRSLDLAAKKYDLMQDVNVRGTFMLSRAAVPVLRESANPHILSLSPPLNLSPKWLGAHTGYTLAKYGMTMATLGLAAEFADAGIAANTLWPRTTIATAAVQNLLGGDRVMAASRTADIYADAAYSVITKPAREYSGQTLIVEDVLEADGITDFSKYAAVPGTPDDRLFPDIFLD; encoded by the coding sequence ATGTCACTGGCCGGAAAGACCATCCTCATGTCGGGCGGCAGCCGCGGCATCGGCCTCGCGATCGCCCTGCGTGCCGCGGCCGACGGCGCGAACATCGCGATGCTCGCGAAGACCGACACCCCGCATCCGAAGCTCGAGGGCACGGTTCACTCCGCGGCCGAGGCGATCCGTGCTGCCGGCGGGCAGGCGCTGCCCATCGTCGGCGACGTGCGCGACGACGACCAGGTGACCGAGGCGGTCATGAAGACGCAGGGCGAGTTCGGCGGCATCGACGTCGTCATCAATAACGCCAGCGTCATCGACCTGTCACGTTCGCTGGATCTCGCGGCGAAGAAGTACGACCTGATGCAGGACGTCAACGTGCGCGGCACGTTCATGCTGTCCCGCGCCGCCGTTCCGGTGCTGCGCGAGTCGGCGAACCCGCACATCCTGTCGCTGTCGCCGCCGCTGAACCTGTCGCCGAAGTGGCTGGGTGCGCACACCGGATACACCCTCGCGAAGTACGGCATGACGATGGCGACGCTGGGCCTTGCGGCCGAATTCGCGGATGCCGGGATCGCGGCCAACACGCTGTGGCCGCGCACCACGATCGCCACCGCGGCCGTGCAGAACCTCCTCGGCGGCGACAGGGTGATGGCCGCCAGCCGCACCGCTGACATCTACGCCGACGCGGCGTACTCGGTGATCACCAAGCCCGCACGGGAGTACTCCGGGCAGACCCTGATCGTGGAGGACGTGCTCGAGGCCGACGGGATCACCGACTTCTCGAAGTACGCCGCCGTCCCCGGCACCCCCGACGACCGCCTGTTCCCCGACATCTTCCTCGACTGA
- a CDS encoding SDR family NAD(P)-dependent oxidoreductase: MQITGQGALITGGASGLGLATARRLSAAGARVAIIDLPTSSGEEIAAELGGLFLPADVTSSEQVAAAVASAHAVAPLRVVVNCAGIAPPAKVLDRDGNPADLAAFERVIRINLVGTFNVISQAAAVIAQTEPTEGGDRGVIVNTASVAAFDGQIGQPAYSASKGGVHAMTLPIARELARHGIRVCTIAPGIMETPMLAGLPQAAQDSLGQQVPYPSRLGRPDEYAALVEHIVANGYLNGETIRLDGAIRMAPK; this comes from the coding sequence ATGCAGATCACGGGACAGGGCGCGCTCATCACGGGCGGCGCAAGCGGACTCGGCCTCGCCACCGCGCGCAGGCTGTCCGCCGCGGGAGCACGGGTCGCGATCATCGACCTGCCGACCTCCTCGGGTGAGGAGATCGCCGCCGAGCTCGGCGGGCTGTTCCTGCCCGCCGACGTGACCAGCTCCGAGCAGGTCGCCGCCGCCGTGGCATCCGCCCACGCCGTCGCACCGCTGCGCGTCGTCGTCAACTGCGCCGGCATCGCCCCGCCCGCCAAGGTGCTCGACCGCGACGGCAACCCCGCCGACCTCGCCGCCTTCGAGCGCGTCATCCGCATCAACCTCGTCGGCACGTTCAACGTGATCTCCCAGGCGGCGGCCGTGATCGCGCAGACCGAGCCCACCGAGGGTGGCGACCGCGGCGTCATCGTGAACACCGCGAGCGTCGCCGCGTTCGACGGTCAGATCGGCCAGCCCGCCTACTCGGCTTCCAAGGGCGGAGTGCACGCGATGACCCTGCCGATCGCACGCGAGCTCGCGCGGCACGGCATCCGGGTCTGCACGATCGCTCCCGGCATCATGGAGACCCCGATGCTCGCGGGTCTTCCGCAGGCCGCGCAGGACTCGCTCGGCCAGCAGGTGCCCTACCCGTCGCGGCTCGGCAGGCCAGACGAGTACGCCGCGCTCGTCGAGCACATCGTGGCCAACGGCTACCTCAACGGCGAGACCATCCGACTCGACGGCGCCATCCGCATGGCGCCGAAGTGA
- a CDS encoding DUF488 domain-containing protein, which translates to MALSAWLAGGRERVDAEGMDLRRKRAYDSASAGDGYRVLVDRLWPRGVSKQRAAIDLWAKDVAPSTELRHEWHAPGADFDACAAHYRAQLEGESAEALARLVDELRGHPVVTLVYAVNDTEHNHAVVLESVLRGMIG; encoded by the coding sequence GTGGCTCTGAGTGCCTGGCTGGCGGGTGGCCGCGAGCGGGTGGATGCTGAGGGCATGGACCTTCGTCGCAAACGAGCCTACGACAGCGCCTCCGCGGGCGATGGCTACCGCGTGCTCGTCGATCGACTCTGGCCGCGTGGCGTGTCGAAGCAGCGTGCGGCGATCGACCTCTGGGCGAAAGACGTCGCACCGTCGACCGAGCTGCGCCACGAGTGGCATGCGCCGGGAGCGGACTTCGACGCCTGCGCCGCGCACTACCGTGCGCAGCTCGAGGGTGAATCGGCAGAGGCGCTCGCCCGGCTCGTGGACGAGCTCCGCGGGCATCCGGTCGTCACCCTCGTCTACGCCGTCAACGACACCGAGCACAACCACGCGGTGGTGCTGGAGAGCGTGCTGCGGGGGATGATCGGCTGA
- a CDS encoding PLP-dependent cysteine synthase family protein, protein MSDWVSSAIQVLEADANRSADTHLHLFPLPADWGIDLYLKDESVHPTGSLKHRLARSLILYGLVNGLIDEDTTLVESSSGSTAVSEAYFARMLGLKFITVVPRSTSQEKIDLIEFYGGRCHFVDHAEEISPEARRLAAGCHGHYLDQFTFAERATDWRGNNNIAESVFTQLSQERHPIPRWIVVGAGTGGTSATFGRYVRYRRHATQVAVADPEGSAFYAVWQGDPGAAGRPSMIEGIGRPGAEPSFVPSVIDEMISVPDAASVAAIRLLRDRTLHLAGGSTGTNLYGAFELISRMRDAGETGSVVTLICDSGIRYTQTYYDDAWVAAQGWDLAPHRERMQRFLDGGAW, encoded by the coding sequence ATGAGCGATTGGGTCAGTTCTGCCATCCAGGTGCTCGAGGCGGACGCCAACCGCTCGGCAGACACGCACCTGCACCTCTTCCCGCTGCCCGCGGACTGGGGCATCGACCTGTATCTGAAAGACGAGTCGGTGCATCCGACCGGCTCGCTCAAGCACCGCCTCGCGCGCTCGCTCATCCTCTACGGGCTCGTCAACGGGCTGATCGATGAAGACACCACGCTCGTCGAATCGTCAAGCGGATCGACGGCGGTCTCAGAGGCGTACTTCGCCCGGATGCTCGGGCTGAAGTTCATCACCGTCGTGCCGAGATCGACGAGCCAGGAGAAGATCGACCTCATCGAGTTCTACGGCGGACGGTGCCACTTCGTCGACCACGCCGAGGAGATCTCGCCGGAGGCCCGCCGCCTCGCCGCCGGCTGTCATGGCCACTACCTCGACCAGTTCACCTTCGCCGAGCGCGCCACCGACTGGCGAGGCAACAACAACATCGCCGAGAGCGTGTTCACCCAGCTCTCCCAGGAGCGGCATCCGATCCCCCGATGGATCGTCGTCGGCGCCGGCACCGGCGGCACCAGCGCCACGTTCGGGCGCTACGTTCGTTACCGGCGCCACGCCACCCAGGTCGCCGTCGCCGACCCCGAGGGCTCGGCGTTCTACGCCGTCTGGCAGGGCGATCCGGGCGCCGCAGGCAGGCCCTCGATGATCGAGGGCATCGGCCGGCCCGGCGCGGAGCCCTCGTTCGTGCCGAGCGTGATCGACGAGATGATCTCGGTGCCCGATGCCGCGTCGGTCGCCGCGATCCGCCTTCTGCGCGACCGCACCCTGCACCTCGCGGGCGGATCGACGGGCACCAACCTGTACGGCGCGTTCGAGCTGATCTCGCGCATGCGCGACGCCGGAGAGACGGGCAGCGTCGTCACGCTGATCTGCGACAGCGGGATCCGCTACACGCAGACCTACTACGACGACGCCTGGGTCGCCGCCCAAGGATGGGACCTCGCCCCGCACCGGGAGAGGATGCAGCGCTTCCTCGACGGCGGCGCGTGGTGA
- a CDS encoding DUF4407 domain-containing protein, whose protein sequence is MSYSAHRPGRMDSQGRISFESDAPEGSVTDEDLDFLRQYEPSGGDTATLPQAQGPSEGAAQGPSEGAAQGADDEAVPEPAASDDRPREPRRAKRAPRPKRERTPGSRLRTLAILGGAEGEILDRVPGETPRFVQMFFVLVGTALVSAISMMFALTTGVQVAIWVAVPLALVWAAIIFNLDRFLTSTMTSTRSVGKMLALALPRVAMAALIGFLVAEPLVLQVFHNDIAREVASTNITQSQSDQDALEDGPEKKALDAATERVAALENQAATGVVAGTESGSATTAAAQATVDELNGKIAEQQEVIDSARALYQCELTGEGAGTVPGCTGVNGQGSSSDAAKAQLAQAQQTYDALAAQLRSANDDLASAESGAQANTAASETTNREQAKDQLPAAKKTYQQALDAYNARADSVAQGNAGAVGLLSQITGLNRLGEKEPTIFWAHWLIAALFFMIELLPVLVKVLTSWGDPSLYEKARDIRRQVDLDRVTAEGFRDRAAIVTSADAAAAAPARAAAAAAADPAPTEPLTRADIRETASV, encoded by the coding sequence ATGTCCTATTCCGCACATCGCCCTGGACGGATGGATTCCCAGGGGCGGATCTCGTTCGAGTCCGACGCGCCAGAGGGTTCGGTCACCGACGAAGACCTCGACTTCCTCCGCCAGTACGAGCCGTCCGGTGGCGACACTGCGACCCTTCCGCAGGCTCAGGGGCCCAGTGAGGGAGCGGCTCAGGGGCCCAGTGAGGGAGCGGCTCAGGGAGCCGATGATGAAGCGGTGCCTGAGCCGGCGGCATCCGACGACCGTCCGCGCGAGCCGCGCCGCGCGAAGCGAGCGCCGCGCCCGAAGCGCGAGCGCACGCCGGGCTCGCGTCTGCGCACCCTCGCGATCCTCGGCGGCGCGGAAGGAGAGATCCTCGACCGCGTACCCGGTGAGACGCCTCGCTTCGTGCAGATGTTCTTCGTGCTCGTCGGCACGGCTCTCGTCTCGGCGATCTCGATGATGTTCGCACTGACCACCGGGGTGCAGGTGGCGATCTGGGTGGCCGTCCCGCTCGCACTCGTCTGGGCCGCCATCATCTTCAACCTCGACCGCTTCCTCACGTCGACCATGACGTCTACACGCAGCGTGGGCAAGATGCTCGCTCTCGCCCTGCCCCGCGTGGCGATGGCCGCCCTGATCGGATTCCTCGTCGCTGAGCCGCTCGTGCTGCAGGTGTTCCACAACGACATCGCACGCGAAGTGGCGTCGACCAACATCACCCAGTCGCAGTCCGACCAGGACGCGCTCGAGGACGGGCCAGAGAAGAAGGCGCTGGACGCGGCGACCGAGCGCGTCGCCGCTCTCGAGAACCAGGCGGCGACAGGCGTGGTCGCCGGCACCGAATCCGGTTCGGCCACCACGGCTGCGGCCCAGGCCACCGTCGACGAGCTGAACGGCAAGATCGCCGAGCAGCAGGAGGTCATCGACTCGGCCCGCGCGCTGTACCAGTGCGAGCTGACCGGTGAGGGCGCCGGCACCGTGCCCGGCTGCACGGGCGTGAACGGGCAGGGCTCGAGTTCCGACGCGGCCAAGGCGCAGCTCGCGCAGGCCCAGCAGACCTACGACGCGCTCGCCGCTCAGCTGCGCTCGGCCAACGACGACCTCGCATCGGCCGAGTCCGGCGCGCAGGCGAACACCGCGGCATCCGAGACGACCAACCGGGAACAGGCGAAGGATCAGCTTCCGGCTGCGAAGAAGACCTACCAGCAGGCGCTCGACGCATACAACGCGCGTGCCGACTCGGTCGCGCAGGGCAATGCCGGCGCGGTCGGCCTGCTCAGCCAGATCACCGGGCTCAACCGCCTCGGCGAGAAGGAGCCCACGATCTTCTGGGCTCACTGGCTGATCGCGGCGCTGTTCTTCATGATCGAGCTGCTGCCCGTGCTCGTGAAGGTGCTCACGAGCTGGGGCGACCCGTCGCTGTACGAGAAGGCTCGCGACATCCGCAGACAGGTCGACCTCGACAGGGTGACCGCGGAGGGCTTCCGCGATCGCGCGGCGATCGTCACCTCAGCGGATGCTGCGGCGGCAGCGCCCGCGAGAGCGGCGGCCGCAGCGGCGGCCGACCCTGCGCCGACCGAGCCGCTCACACGGGCCGACATCCGCGAGACCGCGTCCGTCTGA
- a CDS encoding sulfite exporter TauE/SafE family protein yields MEGVEIWVWALLAFAALIAGLGKTALPGSSTIAVVILASVLPARTSTAAMLLLFIVGDVFALIAYRRHADWRTLLRLAPAVVVGLLVGAAFLAISSDGVVRRTIGAILLAMVAITLWRRRTLGRRAGSSPANSDETGAGASGRIAAAGYGTLAGFTTMVANSGGPVMSMYFLATRTPVKVFLGTSAWFFAIVNLTKVPFLAGIGLLTPEVLLLDLTLAPMVVVGALIGIRIARRMPQHLFDRLVIALTIAGSVYLLF; encoded by the coding sequence CTGGAGGGCGTGGAGATCTGGGTGTGGGCGCTGCTGGCCTTCGCGGCGCTCATCGCAGGGCTCGGCAAGACCGCGCTGCCCGGCAGCTCGACCATCGCCGTGGTGATCCTGGCGTCCGTCCTGCCCGCACGCACCTCGACCGCGGCGATGCTGCTGCTGTTCATCGTGGGCGACGTCTTCGCGCTGATCGCCTACCGGCGGCACGCCGACTGGCGCACGCTGCTGCGGCTCGCGCCTGCGGTCGTGGTCGGCCTGCTCGTCGGCGCCGCGTTCCTCGCGATCAGCTCCGACGGCGTCGTGCGCCGCACGATCGGCGCGATCCTCTTGGCGATGGTGGCGATCACGCTGTGGCGCCGACGGACGCTCGGGCGCCGCGCCGGCAGCTCGCCGGCGAACTCCGATGAGACCGGCGCCGGGGCATCCGGGCGCATCGCCGCCGCCGGCTATGGGACTCTCGCCGGGTTCACGACCATGGTGGCGAACTCCGGCGGTCCGGTGATGTCGATGTACTTCCTCGCGACCCGCACCCCGGTGAAGGTGTTCCTGGGCACCTCGGCGTGGTTCTTCGCGATCGTCAACCTCACCAAGGTGCCGTTCCTCGCCGGGATCGGACTGCTCACCCCCGAGGTGCTGCTGCTCGATCTCACGCTGGCCCCGATGGTCGTGGTCGGGGCGTTGATCGGCATCCGGATCGCCAGGCGGATGCCGCAGCACCTGTTCGACCGGCTCGTGATCGCGCTGACGATCGCCGGGTCGGTCTACCTGTTGTTCTGA
- the rlmN gene encoding 23S rRNA (adenine(2503)-C(2))-methyltransferase RlmN, whose amino-acid sequence MPASDQTPPSRSTPVRKTGPARATQVRPATEGWTQQKDAEGRPLLQFASPKRGKPPVHLADLTPAERVEKVKELGLPGFRAKQLSTHYFTHYTSDPAHMTDLPAAQRDELVAGMLPPLMTEVKRLETDRGDTIKFLWRLHDGALVESVLMRYPGRITLCVSSQAGCGMNCPFCATGQAGLTRNMSTAEIIEQIVRANRAIANGELGGKKASDHSMERVSNIVFMGMGEPLANYRRVMDAVRIMVAPQPDGLGMSARGITVSTVGLVPAIRKLADEDIPVTFALSLHAPDDELRDELIPVNSRWKVGEALDAAREYFDKTGRRVSIEYALIKDMNDHPWRADLLASKLNSRGRGWVHVNPIPLNPTPGSIWTASDVDVQNEFVRRLNDAGIPTTLRDTRGKEIDGACGQLVATSEDEAEAAALV is encoded by the coding sequence ATGCCCGCATCCGACCAGACGCCGCCCTCTCGCAGCACGCCCGTGCGCAAAACGGGACCCGCCCGCGCCACGCAGGTGCGCCCCGCAACAGAGGGATGGACGCAGCAGAAGGATGCCGAAGGGCGGCCGCTCCTGCAGTTCGCCAGCCCTAAGCGCGGCAAGCCGCCGGTGCACCTGGCCGACCTCACCCCCGCCGAGCGTGTCGAGAAGGTGAAGGAGCTGGGCCTGCCCGGCTTCCGCGCAAAGCAGCTGTCGACCCACTACTTCACGCACTACACCTCCGACCCGGCGCACATGACCGATCTCCCGGCCGCGCAGCGCGACGAGCTCGTCGCCGGCATGCTGCCGCCGCTGATGACCGAGGTGAAGCGACTCGAGACCGACCGGGGGGACACGATCAAGTTCCTCTGGCGCCTGCACGACGGCGCGCTCGTCGAGTCGGTGCTCATGCGCTACCCCGGCCGCATCACGCTCTGCGTCTCGTCGCAGGCCGGCTGCGGCATGAACTGCCCGTTCTGCGCCACCGGCCAGGCGGGACTGACCCGCAACATGTCGACCGCCGAGATCATCGAGCAGATCGTGCGCGCAAACCGGGCCATCGCGAACGGCGAGCTCGGCGGTAAGAAGGCGAGCGACCACTCGATGGAGCGTGTGTCGAACATCGTCTTCATGGGCATGGGCGAGCCCCTGGCGAACTACAGGCGCGTGATGGACGCGGTGCGCATCATGGTCGCGCCGCAGCCCGACGGCCTGGGCATGAGCGCCCGCGGCATCACCGTGTCGACCGTGGGCCTCGTGCCTGCCATCAGGAAGCTCGCGGATGAGGACATCCCGGTCACCTTCGCACTGTCACTGCACGCCCCCGACGACGAGCTGCGCGACGAGCTGATCCCGGTCAACTCCCGCTGGAAGGTGGGCGAGGCGCTGGATGCCGCCCGCGAGTACTTCGACAAGACCGGCCGCCGCGTGTCGATCGAGTACGCCCTGATCAAGGACATGAACGACCACCCGTGGCGCGCCGACCTGCTCGCTTCGAAGCTGAACTCCCGCGGGCGCGGCTGGGTGCACGTGAACCCCATTCCGCTCAACCCGACGCCGGGGTCGATCTGGACGGCGTCCGACGTCGACGTGCAGAACGAGTTCGTGCGCCGGCTCAACGACGCCGGCATCCCGACCACCCTGCGCGACACCCGCGGCAAGGAGATCGACGGGGCCTGCGGCCAGCTCGTCGCCACCAGCGAAGACGAGGCCGAGGCCGCCGCGCTGGTCTGA
- a CDS encoding aldo/keto reductase family protein → MVNYRYLGNSGLKVSEITYGNWVTHASQVDDSAAIATVHAALDAGITTFDTADTYANTAAEVVLGKALAGQRRAGLEIFTKVYFPTGPKGPNDTGLSRKHIFESIDGSLQRLGTDYVDLYQAHRYDYETPLEETMQAFADVVRQGKALYIGVSEWTAEQLREGHALSRQLGFQLISNQPQYSMLHRVIEGKVVPTSESLGISQIVWSPMAQGVLSGKYLPGQPVPDGSRATDPHSGSDFIKGLLRDEILEAVQKLKPIAADAGLTMPQLAIAWVLQNPNVAAALVGASRPEQLAETVKASGVRLGPDVMSAIDEALGDVANTDPQDTYDVSPKTRLV, encoded by the coding sequence ATGGTCAACTATCGCTACCTCGGAAACAGCGGACTCAAGGTCTCGGAGATCACCTACGGCAACTGGGTGACGCACGCGTCGCAGGTCGACGACAGCGCCGCGATCGCCACCGTGCACGCCGCGCTGGATGCCGGGATCACCACCTTCGACACGGCCGATACCTATGCGAACACCGCCGCAGAGGTCGTGCTCGGCAAGGCGCTCGCAGGCCAGCGTCGTGCCGGGCTCGAGATCTTCACCAAGGTCTATTTCCCGACCGGCCCCAAGGGGCCCAACGACACGGGCCTCAGCCGCAAGCACATCTTCGAGTCGATCGACGGCTCGCTGCAGCGGCTCGGCACCGACTACGTCGACCTGTACCAGGCGCACCGCTACGACTACGAGACTCCGCTGGAAGAGACGATGCAGGCCTTCGCCGACGTCGTCCGTCAGGGCAAGGCGCTGTACATCGGCGTCTCGGAGTGGACCGCAGAGCAGCTGCGCGAAGGGCACGCGCTGTCGCGTCAGCTCGGATTCCAGCTGATCTCGAACCAGCCGCAGTACTCGATGCTGCACCGCGTCATCGAGGGCAAGGTCGTGCCCACCTCGGAGAGCCTCGGCATCTCGCAGATCGTGTGGTCGCCGATGGCTCAGGGCGTGCTCAGCGGCAAGTACCTGCCCGGCCAGCCTGTGCCCGACGGCTCGCGTGCCACCGACCCGCACTCGGGTTCGGACTTCATCAAGGGCTTGCTGCGCGACGAGATCCTCGAAGCGGTGCAGAAGCTCAAGCCCATCGCCGCCGACGCGGGCCTGACGATGCCGCAGCTCGCGATCGCCTGGGTGCTGCAGAACCCGAACGTGGCCGCCGCGCTGGTGGGCGCCTCGCGTCCCGAGCAGCTCGCGGAGACGGTGAAGGCCTCGGGCGTGCGCCTCGGTCCCGACGTGATGTCGGCCATCGACGAGGCCCTGGGTGACGTCGCGAACACCGACCCGCAAGACACCTACGACGTGTCGCCGAAGACCCGCCTGGTCTGA